The DNA sequence GCCCTCCGGCGCCGAATTCCACGATATCGTCGCGGCCGAGGCGATCGCCGGCCAGTAGACGCGGCAAGACCCAATCCACCACGTTGGTCTTGCGGCTTCTCGCGCAGCCCGGTGCGCCGACGACGGGAACGTCATCGATATAGGCGAGCATGAGCAGGTTTCCCGGATCGACGGGCGCCCCAAACGCCTCGATCCGACCCCCGGCCCTTTCGACGGCACGAGGGGCGATGTCGTGCCGATCCATGATGGCGGTGTCGCCCGCGAGCACCACGAGATCCGATCCAAGGACGCCGCGGATGGCGGCCACGAGGCTTTCCTCGCCGCTTTCGTCGTCCAGGTCCACGAAAGACCGCTGGGTCAGCTCGGAGCCTAGCGAGACGATACGCTCCTCGAGCGGTGCGAAACTCTCCACGAGCCGACTGCGCCCGCCGACGCTCCCGGTCATTACCAGCGCGACACGCCGCATCGGCAGCTCGTCCACGCGCAGGATCGCGCCGAGCGCCTCGGCGCGTGCCACCTGCCCGTCGGGGACGGCGTAAGGAATCACCTTGATCGTTGCCGCCATTTGTCCCGGACGCACCACGGAATCGGGCTCGAGGCAGGCGAGCGTGGTGCCCTCGACTGCGTTCAAGTTTCGCAACTTCGGGATATCGACGCGGAACAGCCCGAGAGCCGTGGCCGTAGCGTTGACCCGACCCGTTGCCGCACCCGAGAGCCTCAATCCGCGGCCGACGGCGGCCGCGGCGATGCGCTTCGCGGCGTCGTCCTCGCCGATGTCTCCTTCCTCGAGCTCGGCCACGTATACGGACCCCCGCCTCAGATTGGCGAGAACCTCGATGTCCTTC is a window from the Vicinamibacteria bacterium genome containing:
- a CDS encoding molybdopterin-binding protein yields the protein MKFGPVPIAEAVGKILGHNIAGPDGRRLLRKGRALGPKDIEVLANLRRGSVYVAELEEGDIGEDDAAKRIAAAAVGRGLRLSGAATGRVNATATALGLFRVDIPKLRNLNAVEGTTLACLEPDSVVRPGQMAATIKVIPYAVPDGQVARAEALGAILRVDELPMRRVALVMTGSVGGRSRLVESFAPLEERIVSLGSELTQRSFVDLDDESGEESLVAAIRGVLGSDLVVLAGDTAIMDRHDIAPRAVERAGGRIEAFGAPVDPGNLLMLAYIDDVPVVGAPGCARSRKTNVVDWVLPRLLAGDRLGRDDIVEFGAGGLLEDVPERPLPRSRIRG